The Pyrodictium delaneyi genome contains a region encoding:
- a CDS encoding ABC transporter permease, with translation MDEARHAMMGNELADITLRSLYVSGTATLLAALWSLPLAYMMAAKRRLQAVTAVTEALVGVPTVLVGLLLYFLLSRQGPLGFLNLLYTPTAIIVGEAVLITPLLVSVAYRVLRGAVETYGELALSLGASEAQAMALAVREAAPGLVAALVMGFSRAVGELGVALMIGGNIRGYTRTLTTAIALEVSKGEFEDAVSLGAILVVIMVAVSLGLRLVRRLGQP, from the coding sequence TTGGACGAGGCTAGACACGCTATGATGGGCAACGAACTCGCGGACATTACGCTACGCTCGTTATACGTCTCGGGTACAGCTACCCTACTAGCAGCCCTATGGAGCCTCCCCTTAGCGTACATGATGGCTGCAAAGAGGAGGTTACAGGCAGTAACGGCGGTTACAGAGGCGCTAGTCGGCGTCCCCACAGTGCTGGTCGGTCTCCTACTCTATTTTCTCCTAAGCCGCCAGGGGCCTCTTGGCTTCCTGAACCTGCTCTACACCCCTACAGCCATAATAGTAGGCGAGGCTGTACTGATAACACCGCTCCTAGTGAGCGTCGCCTACCGGGTTCTCCGCGGCGCAGTCGAGACCTACGGGGAGCTAGCTCTCAGCCTCGGCGCCAGTGAGGCCCAGGCAATGGCCCTAGCAGTCCGCGAGGCAGCGCCCGGCCTAGTAGCGGCCCTCGTAATGGGCTTCTCCCGGGCAGTAGGAGAACTAGGCGTAGCATTGATGATTGGCGGGAATATACGAGGCTACACCCGCACCCTCACTACAGCTATAGCCCTGGAGGTGTCTAAGGGCGAGTTCGAGGACGCAGTAAGCCTTGGCGCGATCCTCGTAGTAATCATGGTCGCTGTCTCGCTCGGCCTAAGGCTCGTCCGGAGGCTAGGACAGCCATGA
- a CDS encoding substrate-binding domain-containing protein yields the protein MDRKLLIAAIILVAAAAVALYIAMGSSSEPVRVRVTTTTSLYATGLLDYLADKFKEKYPNVEIDFIAVGSGEALRRAERGDACMVFVHAPSLEKQYMEKGVITGHKIFAYNYFIIVGPPDDPANVKMAENAVDAFRRIYEAGEAGKAKFVSRGDNSGTHVKEMSIWKLAGLDPRGRSWYLESGQGMSQTLVMASELGAYTLSDIGTYLKLKKDGKLPGIELLYSNSTELINIYSIYLVTSCTGKEREYAEKFAEFVYNNQNLIGRYGVDKYGQPLFYPAEGHEKELQAAWEMLAKG from the coding sequence ATGGATCGGAAGCTACTCATAGCGGCTATAATCCTCGTAGCGGCCGCTGCAGTAGCACTATACATAGCGATGGGGAGTAGCTCGGAGCCGGTTCGTGTACGAGTGACTACGACTACTAGCCTCTACGCGACAGGGCTCCTAGACTATCTAGCTGACAAGTTCAAAGAAAAGTACCCAAATGTGGAGATAGACTTCATAGCTGTGGGGAGCGGTGAGGCGCTGCGCCGGGCTGAACGCGGAGACGCGTGTATGGTCTTCGTGCACGCTCCTAGCCTCGAGAAGCAGTACATGGAGAAGGGCGTGATAACCGGGCACAAGATATTCGCCTACAACTACTTCATAATAGTTGGGCCTCCAGACGACCCCGCTAACGTGAAGATGGCAGAGAATGCTGTTGACGCCTTCCGGAGGATATACGAGGCAGGCGAGGCAGGTAAGGCAAAGTTCGTGAGTCGCGGCGACAACTCGGGTACCCATGTGAAGGAGATGAGTATATGGAAGCTCGCTGGCCTAGACCCGCGGGGGCGGAGCTGGTACCTCGAGAGCGGCCAGGGCATGTCACAGACACTAGTCATGGCTAGCGAGCTTGGCGCCTACACGCTCAGCGACATCGGTACCTACCTAAAGCTGAAGAAGGACGGTAAGCTGCCAGGGATAGAACTCCTATACAGCAACAGCACCGAGCTAATCAACATCTACAGCATATACCTGGTGACAAGCTGTACCGGGAAGGAACGCGAGTACGCTGAGAAGTTCGCAGAATTCGTCTACAACAACCAGAATCTCATAGGCCGCTACGGTGTCGACAAGTACGGGCAGCCACTATTCTACCCCGCTGAGGGCCACGAGAAGGAGCTACAGGCGGCCTGGGAAATGCTAGCCAAGGGCTAA
- a CDS encoding substrate-binding domain-containing protein: MDELTARYTVVIEKNGEPVLDATLAALLRGVREHGSLLAAARALGIPYSRAWDQLSRAERLLGAKLVETWRGGARRGGARLTPLAEKLLALYEEAEARLERCIGPQAPRVVAAGQPDLVVAHSHDPLLSLVMDRLREEGLRVESICAGSGHALAMLSLGEADAACIHLYDPVTREYNRPYLERYWLGDAVLLGGFQRQLVLALRPGLEVASLDEALEMIVRGELRIVNRNRGSGTRVLLDHLLQETARKLGLEKPMVKGYDNIAYTHTEAAREVALGRADAALVLRYVAESHGLPHLHVAWERYECYAPKERAERNAVQRLAELLDSEWLNTLVENSPGYKSLQG; encoded by the coding sequence GTGGACGAGCTCACCGCCAGGTACACAGTAGTCATTGAGAAGAATGGCGAGCCGGTGCTAGACGCTACGCTGGCTGCCTTACTCCGCGGAGTACGGGAACACGGCTCCCTGCTAGCCGCAGCAAGGGCTCTCGGCATACCCTATTCGCGGGCCTGGGACCAGTTAAGCAGGGCTGAGAGGCTGCTAGGAGCAAAACTCGTCGAGACGTGGAGGGGAGGGGCCCGCCGCGGCGGAGCCCGGCTAACACCGCTCGCTGAGAAGCTGCTAGCCCTCTACGAGGAGGCCGAGGCCCGGCTAGAGCGCTGTATAGGTCCACAAGCGCCCCGGGTAGTAGCGGCTGGGCAGCCCGACCTAGTAGTCGCCCATAGTCATGACCCGCTCTTGAGCCTCGTAATGGACCGGCTCCGCGAAGAGGGTCTCCGGGTCGAGAGCATCTGTGCGGGCTCTGGGCACGCGCTCGCAATGCTCTCGCTAGGCGAGGCCGATGCCGCGTGCATACACCTCTACGACCCCGTTACCAGGGAGTATAACCGGCCTTACCTCGAAAGATACTGGCTCGGCGACGCCGTGCTACTTGGCGGGTTCCAGCGCCAGCTAGTCCTAGCTCTGCGCCCTGGCCTGGAGGTTGCGAGCCTAGACGAAGCCCTCGAGATGATAGTTCGGGGTGAGCTCCGGATAGTCAACCGGAACCGGGGCTCCGGCACCAGGGTGCTCCTCGATCATTTGCTTCAAGAGACTGCGAGGAAGCTAGGCCTCGAAAAACCGATGGTCAAGGGCTACGATAACATAGCCTATACTCACACGGAGGCGGCTCGCGAGGTAGCGCTAGGCCGTGCCGACGCAGCCCTAGTACTCCGCTATGTTGCTGAGAGCCACGGGCTCCCCCACCTGCACGTGGCCTGGGAGCGCTACGAGTGCTACGCCCCCAAGGAGAGGGCGGAGCGGAATGCTGTCCAGAGACTTGCAGAGCTCCTGGACTCGGAGTGGCTCAATACACTTGTAGAGAATAGCCCCGGCTACAAGTCACTACAGGGATAA
- a CDS encoding NAD(P)-dependent malic enzyme — MSGEKIDWYSISRRLHKLYEGKIEVIPKVPAGRQEDYAIWYTPGVAGPARENAEDPEQSFHNTWRWNAIAVVSDGTRVLGLGDIGPEGALPVMEGKALLFKALGGVDAVPLVHRARDPEKFLELLELIEPSFGGINLEDIESPKCFYILDEARRRLEIPVWHDDQQGTATVTLAGLINAAKLTGRRLQEMKIAIIGVGAANVALYRLLRAYGVPAENIVAVDSRGVLHSERPDIERLRESNPWKYRIAMETDGGWNGLRGGGIAEALEGADAVVAASRPGPGVIKKEWIRRMNRDPIVFAEANPVPEIWPWEAREAGARIVATGRSDFPNQVNNSLAFPPIFRGVLDVRARTITDEMAIAAAEELARYAEEKGLHEDYIIPTMEEWEVFPRVAAATAAKAVEQGVARLKLSYEEELERATRIIHSTLEKIRMLREAGLVAPLPEDVEKAIQGLRRSRAQG, encoded by the coding sequence TTGAGCGGCGAAAAGATAGACTGGTATTCTATCTCCCGTAGGCTACACAAGCTCTACGAGGGAAAGATAGAGGTCATCCCGAAGGTCCCAGCTGGTAGACAGGAGGACTACGCTATATGGTACACACCTGGCGTCGCGGGCCCAGCGCGGGAGAACGCTGAGGATCCCGAGCAGAGCTTCCACAATACATGGCGCTGGAACGCGATAGCCGTGGTCAGCGATGGCACACGCGTCCTCGGCCTAGGCGACATCGGGCCAGAGGGCGCCCTCCCAGTCATGGAGGGTAAGGCGCTACTCTTCAAGGCGCTTGGCGGCGTGGATGCCGTCCCCCTAGTACACCGCGCCCGGGATCCCGAGAAGTTCCTAGAGCTGCTAGAGCTCATCGAGCCCAGCTTCGGCGGGATAAACCTCGAGGATATTGAGAGCCCTAAGTGCTTCTATATCCTGGACGAGGCCCGGCGGAGGCTCGAGATACCAGTCTGGCACGACGACCAGCAGGGCACAGCCACGGTAACGCTCGCCGGGCTGATAAATGCTGCCAAGTTGACGGGGAGAAGACTCCAAGAGATGAAGATCGCTATAATAGGCGTTGGTGCCGCCAACGTAGCTCTCTACAGGCTCTTGCGCGCCTACGGGGTTCCCGCCGAGAATATTGTGGCCGTGGATTCGCGGGGCGTCCTCCACAGCGAGAGACCAGACATAGAGAGGCTACGGGAGAGCAACCCGTGGAAGTACCGAATAGCTATGGAGACCGACGGTGGCTGGAACGGGCTAAGAGGCGGCGGCATAGCCGAGGCTCTCGAGGGCGCCGACGCTGTAGTGGCAGCGTCGCGGCCGGGGCCGGGTGTGATAAAGAAGGAGTGGATAAGGAGGATGAATCGGGACCCGATAGTCTTCGCTGAGGCCAATCCTGTGCCCGAGATATGGCCGTGGGAGGCCCGCGAGGCCGGAGCCAGAATTGTGGCGACTGGGAGAAGCGATTTCCCCAATCAGGTGAATAACAGCCTCGCGTTCCCGCCTATATTCCGGGGCGTACTGGACGTAAGAGCCCGGACTATCACCGACGAGATGGCTATAGCCGCGGCAGAGGAGCTAGCCAGGTACGCAGAGGAGAAGGGGCTACATGAGGACTACATTATCCCCACGATGGAGGAGTGGGAGGTCTTCCCCAGGGTCGCGGCCGCTACAGCAGCTAAGGCCGTAGAGCAGGGGGTAGCGAGGCTCAAGCTCAGCTACGAGGAAGAGCTGGAAAGAGCAACCCGGATAATACACTCAACACTAGAGAAGATAAGGATGCTGCGTGAGGCTGGCCTAGTGGCGCCGCTACCCGAGGATGTCGAGAAAGCTATCCAGGGGCTCCGGCGGAGCCGTGCCCAGGGGTAG
- a CDS encoding dihydroxy-acid dehydratase — translation MALRSAAVREGLHRAPHRSLLLAAGLDESDVYDTSKPLIGIVHTFSTIVPGHLLLDKLAAAVAEGVREAGGVPVYAGAVSVDDGIAMGHEGMRFSLVARENVADAIEIFAEAHRLDGIVVVTACDKMMPGALLAAARLRDEIPVYIVNGGPMLAGRRPGGGCCLAVGHVFEAVGAYRAGKMSMEELREVEKRALPTPGSCAAMYTANTMAVAAEALGFILPGAAAVPAVYSQRIHVARETGRLVVRAAKRGWTASMFLTRGSLFNALAVDAAAGGSTNTLLHLAALAAEAGIDLDLDAAEELFARTPWLADLEPGGRYFMEHFYEAGGVPALARELAKAGVFDASLPAATGEPWSRVFEKLPPAPLGPAIRRHDKPLQQRSPLRVLRGSLAPRGAVLKAVRIARSRIEGPAKVYNSEEEAIEALEAGEIRAGDVVIVRYEGPAGGPGMREMLQLTSMLYGMGLGDRVALVTDGRFSGATRGLMIGHVSPEAMAGGPIALVEPGDTVVVDAEKGRLDLLVDPGELEERRKRWKIPESVAERHRRIAERGGVLYAYSLLACSADLGGARRCPRTG, via the coding sequence TTGGCTCTCCGCAGCGCGGCGGTACGGGAGGGGCTGCACCGGGCGCCCCACCGCAGCCTCCTCTTAGCAGCAGGCCTCGACGAGAGCGACGTCTACGACACAAGCAAGCCGCTGATAGGCATCGTACACACCTTTTCCACGATTGTCCCCGGCCACCTCCTCCTAGACAAGCTGGCTGCGGCCGTCGCAGAGGGGGTACGGGAGGCTGGCGGCGTCCCGGTATATGCTGGCGCAGTCTCGGTGGACGACGGTATAGCGATGGGCCACGAGGGTATGAGATTTAGCCTCGTAGCCAGGGAGAACGTAGCGGACGCCATCGAGATATTTGCCGAGGCCCACCGGCTGGATGGAATCGTCGTGGTGACGGCCTGTGACAAGATGATGCCAGGCGCCCTCCTCGCAGCCGCGAGGCTCCGAGACGAAATCCCCGTCTACATAGTCAATGGCGGTCCTATGCTTGCTGGTCGGAGGCCGGGAGGCGGCTGCTGCCTAGCAGTAGGCCACGTCTTCGAGGCCGTAGGCGCCTACCGTGCGGGCAAGATGAGTATGGAGGAGCTCCGCGAGGTCGAGAAGCGTGCTCTCCCGACGCCGGGAAGCTGTGCCGCCATGTACACGGCTAACACTATGGCTGTAGCGGCTGAGGCACTCGGCTTCATACTCCCGGGGGCGGCGGCGGTCCCGGCCGTCTACTCTCAGAGGATACACGTGGCAAGAGAGACTGGGAGGCTTGTCGTGAGAGCGGCCAAGAGGGGCTGGACTGCGTCAATGTTCCTGACGAGGGGATCCTTGTTTAACGCGTTGGCTGTCGACGCGGCCGCGGGCGGCTCGACCAACACGCTGCTCCACCTCGCAGCCCTGGCGGCCGAGGCCGGGATAGACCTCGACCTAGATGCTGCTGAGGAGCTGTTTGCCCGGACGCCCTGGCTAGCGGACCTGGAGCCTGGTGGTCGCTACTTCATGGAGCACTTCTACGAGGCTGGAGGAGTGCCGGCCTTGGCACGCGAGCTAGCAAAAGCGGGTGTGTTCGATGCGAGCCTCCCGGCTGCAACTGGTGAGCCGTGGAGCCGGGTGTTCGAGAAGCTCCCGCCAGCCCCCCTAGGCCCGGCTATCCGGAGGCACGACAAGCCTCTGCAGCAGCGTAGCCCGCTCCGGGTTCTCCGGGGCAGCCTAGCACCCCGCGGCGCAGTGCTCAAGGCGGTGCGTATTGCTAGGAGCAGGATAGAGGGTCCCGCCAAGGTCTATAACAGCGAGGAAGAGGCGATAGAGGCGCTCGAGGCGGGCGAGATAAGGGCCGGCGACGTGGTCATAGTCCGCTACGAGGGGCCAGCCGGCGGCCCCGGTATGAGGGAGATGCTTCAGCTGACATCGATGCTCTACGGTATGGGTCTCGGCGACCGGGTAGCCCTGGTCACCGACGGCAGGTTTAGCGGCGCCACCCGGGGGCTCATGATTGGTCATGTCTCGCCAGAGGCTATGGCGGGAGGACCTATAGCGCTCGTCGAGCCCGGCGACACGGTGGTGGTTGACGCTGAGAAGGGACGGCTCGACCTCCTAGTAGACCCTGGAGAGCTAGAGGAGCGCCGGAAGCGCTGGAAGATACCAGAAAGCGTGGCAGAGAGGCATCGCCGAATAGCCGAGAGGGGCGGAGTCCTCTACGCATACAGCCTCCTAGCCTGTAGCGCCGACCTTGGGGGTGCACGGCGGTGCCCGAGGACAGGGTAG